Below is a window of Numenius arquata chromosome 28, bNumArq3.hap1.1, whole genome shotgun sequence DNA.
cagcctcggctgcagcgatcatgaaatggtagaattcaagattcatagggcagcgaggagggtgtgcagcaagctcactaccctggacttcaggagagcagactttggactcTTGAgggatctgattggcagggtagcgtgggaaaaagaactggaggggagaggggcccaagaaagctggttgatattcaaggatggcctcctccaagctcaggagaggtgcatcccaaaaaagaagaagtcaggcaaaatagccagcaggcctgtgtggatgaacaaggaactgctggacaagctcaggaccaaaaatgaggcctatagagggtggaagcaggaaTGGGTAGACTTGGCAGAACATAGAGAaactgagtggccaggaaccaaatcaggcaagcgaaagcccagacagaactaaatctagccagggacgtcacagacaataagaaaaacttctgtagatatgtcagggataaaggcaagactagggaagttgtgggccctctctggaaggaaacgggagacctggcctcccaggatatggataaggctgagctactgaacgacttctttgcctcagtcttcaccggcaagggctctaaccacactggcCAAGTCatagaaggcaaaaacaggggctctgagaatgaagaactgcctacagtaggagaagatcagcttcaagaccacctaaggaacctgaaggtgcataagtccatgggacctgacgaaatccatccatgggtcctgggggagctggcggacgaagttgctgaGCCGCTTTccgtcatatttgagaaatcatggcaatctggcgaagttcccgctgactggaaaaaggggaacataaccctgatattcaaaaaggagaaaaagaagacccagggaactataggccagtcagcctcacctctgtgtctggcaagatcatggagcagatcctcctggaatctctgctaaggcacatggaaaataaggaggtgatcggagacagccaacatggcttcaccaagggcaaatcatgcctgacaaatttggtggccttttacaatactgccacaggcttggtggacaagggcagagcaagagacgtcatctacctggacttatgcaaagcatttaagactgtcctgcatgacatccaggtctcaaaattggaacctcatggattcgatggatggaccactcagtggataaggaactggctggatggccgcactcaaagggttgtggtcaatggctcaatgtccaagtggtggccagtgacgagtggtgttcctcaggggtcggtaccgggaccagtgctgttcaacatctttgtcagagacatggacagtgggattgagtgcaccctcagcaagtttgccgacgacaccaaacTCGGTGGTgaggtcaacacgctggagggaagggatgccatccagaggggcctggacaggctggagaggtgggctagTGCAAAtggcatgaagttcaaccaggccaagtgcagggtcttgcacctgggatgtggcaatcccaggcacaaatacaggctgggtggagaatggctggagagcagccctgaggagaaggacttgggagtcctcgtggatgagaagctcaatgtgagccagcaatgtgcattggcagcccagaaagccaaccgcatcctgggctgtatcagaagtgtggccagcaggtcgcgggaggtgagtCTACCCCTCTAcgctgcacttgtgagaccccacctggagtactgtgtccagctttggagtcctcaatgtagaaaggacatggacctgttggaacgggtccagcaaagggccacgaagatgatcagagggatggagcatctcccctatgaagacaggctgagagagctggggttgttcagcctggagaagagaaggctccagggagacctcatagcagccttccaatatctgaagggagcctacgggagagccggagagggactctttgtcaggaagtgtagtgacaggacaaggggtaatggttttaaattggaagaggggagatttagattagatattaggaggaaattctttcctgtgagggtggtgaagcactggaacaggttgcctagggaagttgtggatgcaccatccctggaagtgttcaaggccaggctggatggggatttgagcaatctgatccagtgggaggtgtccctgcccagggcaaaggggttggaactagatgatctttaaggtcccttccaactctgactattctatgattctataaaaagcagcaaatacacTCATACGTTAAACACAAATACATTAAAACTTTGGCGtttattcagtaatttttagtgactggcatattttttttctctaagtttgcttttctgtggatttttgttttgttttgttttgtttgtttttttttagattttctttggttttgggagACAAAACCGGGTATTTGGGTCAGAGGAGCTCTTCCCGCAGCCCGTTAGGAGCCAACACAAAGGTTTTGAGCCCGTCTCGTCCTGTTTTGCCCCGGATTCTGTGACTCAGCTTTATTACAAACCCAACTCCTGTGGGCGCCGCAGTGGGAGGAGCCGAGCCCGTCATCGCTGACGTAGACACAGAGGCCTCCACCGCGGATCCAGAACCTGGATGGAGAAACGAGAGAACCCACCTTAGATGGGGtcagcagggaaaaggagaaaaaaatcacacgTTGGGCTTCATTTTCGGGCATCCATATGCCAATATTGATGtagaattatttctattttgaCAGGGTTGGCCATAAGAAACCTGAGGCTTTgcaagaaaataaacatatttttaaaaatctagcaAACAGCATTTTCCCCCCACTAAGAACACCGCTTCCACCTCTCAACTCAAAGGGGAAAATGAAGACTCTGGACGTTGCCTTTCCCAAACGTTGTCCCGTTGCTACCACTGAATCCGCTCAGAAATGCATGCTTTTGGGGCTGAGGAAACACGTTCTGATGAAAAACTCAGACTCACGGCTGAGAGAAACGCGAGTTGTTCACCCATTTCCACGGTTGCTCCTCGTCTCCTCGCGAAAGGCCTATCCAATGCTCCGAGGTGCCTTGATATCTCCTCACGAAGCTCTGaacaagaggagagagaaaggttTTACAGCAGATCACAGGGCTTTGGGGCATCTCTGGCACCTCCAGAAACCTCCTTCCTACCAATAATCTACATTTTACCACTTGTTTGGGCTCTTTTGGTGCTTGAACCTTTCAATCCTCTACCAAAAAGTGTCATCTTTAAGGCAGAACTTGATTATTGTATAGAAACAGTGGGGCTTTTGTGATAGTTGTGAGAAATTTGAAGAGATCCGTGATGACCTACCCTCAAGAAAActattttccccttctcctcaccccagATCTCCAAGGAAAATCTTGGAAGAGCAGCCAAAGAACCCAAAAGTTGGAAAATATATCGGTGGAtttaatttcccccccccccacaaagTACCTCCTCGAGTCTCCTTACCAAGTCCTCCAGGCTGTCAAGCATGGCCAAGGAAGCCCCAAGCGCTGAGCAGTTGGCCTGGCCAGCTGTCCAGTTCCCTTCAACCTCCGAAAAATAGTAGCATTTTCCTCTGTAGCCGATCCAGTCGAAGGGACACCGAAAACAGGGTGGGGGCCGCGGGTGAAAAGCCTGTGCTGTCACCAAGAGAGCAATGGGGTGGTCATCCTCCACCCCCTGGCCTCCGAAAATCCTCCATCTGCCTCGAGGGtgggaggaaaatgaaaattgagATGCCGAGAGAAATCTTGGGTGGGTTGAATGGAGGAAACCAGCTCAAATCACGGCCCAGTTTGTGGCGTTGGACAAGAAACAGGGGTGCTCtaccttcagagaagaaaaagggggTGGTGGCCTTCAAAGACACAAGCTTTAAGAAGGTTTCCAGAATAGTCCTGTCCCTAAATGTGCCTTTTGCTGTTGCTCTCGGAACAAGTTCTCTTGTTCCTGAGAGCTCTTGGCTTGGTAGGACTCATCCCAACATCTCTAGCTTGGACCAGCAGAGGAGAAATGGCCCCTTCTTCTCTGAAAAAGCTGCCTTTGGGACAACTCAGATGACCGTACGCACGAAAGGGcactttctgttgttttttttaagggcttCTTAACTTTCAGCTCCTACACAGAGAAGATGGATTTGGTCTTGTCTAGAAAGGCGTCTCCACTTGTTGAAATGTCTCTCCCCTGGAGAGGACATCCTcttgggatgggctgggagcaTGAAGGTGGACATGGCATCCATGTGACCACCCAAAGCATCTCAGAGGTAAACCTGGCGCCATGTGACCACCCAAAGCATCTCAGAGCTG
It encodes the following:
- the LOC141476181 gene encoding C-type lectin domain family 2 member B-like, whose protein sequence is MKETRDFSRFSGSERSTQTGHNLEMKAEARVAFQVTMATLFMALLVTAVTFAAQAFHPRPPPCFRCPFDWIGYRGKCYYFSEVEGNWTAGQANCSALGASLAMLDSLEDLSFVRRYQGTSEHWIGLSRGDEEQPWKWVNNSRFSQPFWIRGGGLCVYVSDDGLGSSHCGAHRSWVCNKAESQNPGQNRTRRAQNLCVGS